A genomic segment from Ignavibacteriales bacterium encodes:
- a CDS encoding STAS/SEC14 domain-containing protein: MLKMMKDLPDNILGVSAEGKITGTDYETVLIPAVEKKLKANKKIRMIYQLGSNFTGFDLNAMLDDAKIGMKHLSSWEKIALVSDHELVNTFAKFFGYMLSCELRIYKNSELDEAKNWIKEN; this comes from the coding sequence ATGTTAAAAATGATGAAAGATTTACCTGACAATATTCTAGGTGTTTCCGCAGAAGGTAAAATAACCGGAACAGATTATGAAACTGTTTTAATTCCTGCTGTTGAGAAAAAATTGAAAGCAAACAAAAAAATCCGGATGATATACCAGCTTGGAAGCAACTTTACCGGATTCGATCTAAATGCTATGCTTGATGATGCTAAGATAGGAATGAAACATCTATCTTCATGGGAAAAGATTGCATTGGTATCTGATCATGAACTTGTAAATACTTTTGCAAAATTCTTTGGTTATATGCTTTCCTGTGAACTTCGTATATATAAAAATTCTGAATTGGATGAAGCAAAAAATTGGATCAAAGAAAATTGA
- a CDS encoding OmpA family protein codes for MKKIIYLLVVLGLVAMSQPNYAQFKDWGTKFGFRGSILFPENEFANLGFSGNDNFSFDWFKTSWLGEGYFAVELNNALEMSLNAGYGKYAGLAYMDNINTGFGEYESSIIPISLRFKVSPFDSKGWNPYAFIGGGIMHYSIDTKPSIFGKPIEEDGWVAILPIGVGIEVALGERVLLDFGLGGALSSTYYLDGYRALSEDSWDSYYNVSLGLTFTGENCKSDKDNDGLGKCLEQQIGTDPNNPDTDGDGLNDGEEYLTYKTNPLIADTDGDGLGDANEVKVTKTDPLIPDTDNDGLKDGEEVNKYKTDPLKADTDGDGLKDGDEVLKYKTNPLKADTDGEGLTDGKEVNGINVEIKVVGNPVITKLFKTDPLKVDTDGDGLTDYAEVNTHKTDPLNVDTDGGTIDDGTEVKRGTDPLDPSDDIIKINVPIVLEGITFAFNKSEITPESDNVLMGALKTLKTYPDIIVEISGHTDNVGSNAYNQKLSQRRADAVKAWLVAKGIPSERITSVGYGEEHPRVANDTEDNMRLNRRIEFKRIK; via the coding sequence ATGAAAAAAATAATTTACTTGCTTGTAGTGCTTGGTCTGGTTGCAATGAGTCAACCTAACTATGCACAATTTAAAGACTGGGGAACAAAATTTGGTTTCCGTGGAAGTATTCTATTTCCGGAAAATGAATTCGCGAATTTGGGATTTAGTGGAAATGATAATTTCTCTTTCGATTGGTTCAAAACTTCCTGGCTTGGTGAGGGATACTTTGCAGTTGAATTAAACAATGCCCTAGAAATGTCATTAAACGCCGGTTATGGGAAATATGCTGGTTTGGCATATATGGATAACATCAATACAGGATTTGGAGAATATGAATCTTCAATCATCCCAATTTCACTAAGATTCAAAGTAAGTCCTTTTGATTCTAAAGGATGGAATCCTTATGCCTTTATTGGTGGTGGAATAATGCATTATAGTATTGACACAAAACCAAGCATTTTTGGAAAACCAATTGAAGAAGATGGCTGGGTTGCAATACTTCCTATTGGAGTGGGTATAGAAGTTGCCCTAGGTGAAAGAGTACTTTTAGATTTTGGATTAGGCGGAGCACTGTCTTCTACTTATTATTTAGATGGTTACAGAGCCCTATCTGAAGATTCCTGGGATTCTTACTATAATGTTTCTTTAGGTTTAACCTTTACGGGTGAAAACTGTAAATCTGATAAAGATAATGATGGACTTGGTAAATGTTTAGAACAGCAAATTGGAACCGACCCTAATAACCCTGATACAGATGGCGACGGATTAAATGACGGTGAAGAATATCTCACCTACAAAACCAATCCATTAATAGCAGATACAGACGGTGATGGTTTAGGGGATGCTAATGAAGTAAAAGTTACAAAAACTGATCCGCTTATTCCAGATACGGACAATGATGGATTGAAAGATGGTGAAGAAGTTAACAAATACAAAACAGATCCTTTAAAGGCTGATACCGATGGTGATGGCTTAAAAGATGGTGATGAAGTATTAAAATACAAGACAAATCCATTAAAAGCAGATACTGACGGTGAGGGTTTAACAGATGGTAAAGAAGTTAACGGCATAAACGTTGAAATTAAAGTTGTAGGGAACCCAGTTATAACAAAACTATTTAAGACTGATCCTTTAAAAGTTGATACAGATGGTGACGGTTTAACTGACTATGCAGAAGTAAATACTCACAAAACAGATCCTTTAAATGTTGATACAGACGGCGGGACAATTGATGACGGTACAGAAGTAAAACGCGGTACAGATCCACTTGATCCTTCAGATGATATTATAAAAATAAATGTTCCTATCGTTCTTGAAGGTATTACATTTGCATTCAATAAATCTGAAATCACTCCTGAATCGGATAATGTTCTGATGGGTGCTCTTAAAACATTAAAAACGTATCCTGATATCATAGTTGAAATAAGTGGTCATACGGATAATGTTGGCAGCAATGCATACAACCAAAAATTATCTCAGAGAAGAGCTGATGCCGTGAAAGCATGGCTTGTTGCAAAAGGTATTCCTTCTGAAAGAATAACCTCTGTTGGGTATGGAGAAGAACATCCAAGAGTTGCAAACGATACAGAAGATAATATGAGATTAAATCGACGAATTGAGTTTAAACGAATAAAGTAG
- a CDS encoding lmo0937 family membrane protein, with protein sequence MFYTIAIDLIVFWLLGLIASITLGGIIYILPVIAIVMILLSLINDHRFIQSTIKDLMNTTNEKNETKI encoded by the coding sequence ATGTTTTACACTATAGCGATTGATCTTATTGTATTCTGGCTGCTTGGACTAATTGCATCAATTACACTAGGTGGTATTATTTACATACTTCCTGTAATAGCGATTGTAATGATACTTTTAAGTTTAATAAATGATCACCGTTTTATTCAATCAACAATTAAGGATTTGATGAACACTACAAATGAAAAGAACGAAACTAAAATATAA